The Candidatus Hydrogenedens sp. genome includes a region encoding these proteins:
- the nusA gene encoding transcription termination factor NusA — MNQEIKKILDQLELEKNIDRKALIEAIRSAVEVAARKEIGPKSKVIVELSHDTFEFKVFEIRTVVEKVEEPTTQIALEEAVKLNPNVNKGNLLKVPTEIKGFGRIAAQAAKQVIIQKIKEAEKEQVYSEFKQREGDLVTGTVKRVSKGEIIVALGRAEAILPVKEQTPGEIYRPNDRIKAYVLKVERKDKNQKGPVIVLSRSAPQLVKALFANEVPEIYEGIVEIKAVARDPGRRCKIAVISHDPNVDPIGACVGLKGARVRAIVEELGGEKIDIIEWSDNPAELCARALNPADIIDVSVNAEKKLLLVAVPQDQLSLAIGKHGQNAKLASRLVGWNIDIKAEQVPKEEKTANDE; from the coding sequence TTGAACCAAGAAATTAAAAAAATACTTGACCAGTTAGAGTTAGAAAAGAATATAGACCGTAAAGCACTTATAGAAGCAATTCGAAGTGCTGTAGAAGTTGCTGCAAGAAAAGAAATCGGACCTAAATCCAAAGTTATTGTTGAATTATCTCACGATACATTCGAATTTAAAGTTTTTGAAATAAGAACTGTTGTCGAAAAAGTTGAGGAACCTACAACACAAATTGCCCTTGAAGAAGCAGTAAAATTAAATCCAAATGTAAACAAAGGAAATCTGTTAAAAGTTCCTACTGAAATAAAAGGTTTCGGAAGAATTGCTGCGCAAGCGGCAAAACAAGTTATTATTCAAAAAATAAAAGAAGCAGAAAAAGAACAAGTATATTCTGAATTCAAACAACGAGAAGGAGACCTTGTAACAGGTACAGTAAAAAGGGTTAGTAAAGGAGAAATAATCGTAGCATTAGGAAGAGCAGAGGCAATTTTACCTGTAAAAGAACAGACACCTGGCGAAATTTACCGACCAAACGACCGTATAAAAGCCTATGTATTAAAAGTAGAACGTAAAGATAAAAACCAAAAAGGACCCGTGATTGTTTTATCAAGGTCAGCTCCTCAATTAGTCAAAGCACTCTTTGCAAATGAAGTTCCTGAAATATATGAAGGGATTGTGGAAATAAAAGCAGTCGCACGAGACCCAGGGAGAAGATGTAAAATCGCTGTGATATCTCATGACCCAAATGTAGACCCTATAGGTGCATGTGTAGGACTTAAAGGAGCAAGAGTAAGAGCAATCGTTGAAGAATTAGGAGGAGAAAAAATAGATATTATTGAATGGAGTGATAATCCAGCAGAATTATGTGCACGTGCTTTAAATCCAGCAGATATAATTGACGTATCTGTGAATGCAGAAAAAAAACTACTTCTTGTTGCTGTCCCACAGGACCAATTATCATTAGCCATCGGCAAACATGGACAAAATGCAAAATTAGCATCTCGTCTTGTTGGGTGGAATATAGATATAAAAGCGGAACAAGTTCCGAAGGAAGAAAAAACAGCCAATGATGAATAA